Proteins encoded by one window of Aphis gossypii isolate Hap1 chromosome X, ASM2018417v2, whole genome shotgun sequence:
- the LOC126552227 gene encoding uncharacterized protein LOC126552227 codes for MCFQYLFRRPYSITDLKSPNTNQDHNIFNISILKRDLGTKRKFLKMTVMSLNQDKISFMKEKRKNSSKSKSIDLMYSSIRACGIRDTFFYIVLDDNKSFHCGFLWVKSTNIHEIYGKVGSKIGDCSCKRKLIPSENNDIDRYKVLPPPRPSKKQEDRYDIHLCKRKQKSTTYDSGYMVPPPPRPFHPQNEETECPCYIS; via the exons ATGTGTTTTCAATACTTATTTAGGCGTCCATATTCAATTACGGACTTAAAATCGCCCAATACAAATcaag atCATAACATCTTCAATATCAGTATTCTGAAAAGGGATCTCGGAACTAAacgtaaatttttaaagatgaCTGTAATGAGTTTAAACCAAGATAAAATAAGCTTTATGaaggaaaaaagaaaaaactctTCTAAATCAAAATCGATAGACCTTatg tATTCCAGTATCAGAGCTTGCGGTATAagggatacatttttttatattgtgctCGATGACAATAAAAGTTTTCATTGTGGTTTTTTGTGGGTCAAGTCAACAAACATACATGAAATATATGGCAAAGTCGGTTCCAAAATAGGAGATTGCAGTtgcaaaa GAAAACTAATACCATCTGAAAACAATGATATTGATAGATATAAGGTGCTGCCTCCTCCTCGTCCTTCAAAAAAGCAAGAAGACAGATATGACATACATTTAtgcaaaa gaaaacaaaaatcaactaCCTATGATTCTGGGTACATGGTGCCGCCTCCTCCTCGTCCTTTTCACCCGCAAAATGAAGAGACTGAATGTCCGtgttatatttcttaa
- the LOC126552218 gene encoding protein ZBED8-like, producing the protein MASESKKKCRQYNIEYLKYGFIQSPTNITLPMCLICRKVFSNEAMKPSRLQEHLIKVHANKKNMDLFYFQTLEKKFLKEPTLVNMFSTTSKQDDDGLRASYNISLLIAKSGKPHTIGEELILPAISEVINTMLHKPAFDIIKKIPLSNNTVQRRIDEMAQSVEELLCEFLKATKLSIQLDESTLPGNEALLLAYVRFVKEEKICQELLFAKNLMTDTKGESIYYTLEEFFKEKEIPMCNILSVATDGAPAMVGCHRGFIAYLKKTVPNVLAVHCVIHRQNLVAKNLNERLHKSLHYVISAINKIKNNSLNDRLFGQLCTENDEEFNQLLFHTEVRWLSKGACLDRFYKLFDSVLEFLKTKDDILRGNLINYRSDIAYLTDLFKNLMKQICSCKVMI; encoded by the coding sequence ATGGCATCTGAATCGAAGAAAAAATGTAggcagtataatattgaatatttgaagtATGGTTTTATTCAATCGCctacaaatataacattacCAATGTGTCTCATTTGCCgaaaagtattttcaaatgaaGCTATGAAACCATCGAGACTGCaagaacatttaataaaagttcatgctaataaaaaaaatatggatttattttattttcaaacacttGAAAAGAAATTTTTGAAAGAGCCGACATTGGTCAATATGTTTTCAACAACGTCGAAACAAGATGATGACGGATTGCGAGCTTCGTACAACATTTCTCTACTGATAGCCAAGTCTGGTAAACCACATACTATTGGCGAAGAACTTATTTTACCAGCTATAAGCGAGGTAATAAACACAATGCTGCATAAACCAGCTTttgacattattaaaaaaattcctcTGAGCAATAATACAGTGCAAAGGAGAATTGATGAAATGGCACAATCTGTCGAAGAATTATTATGCGAGTTTTTAAAAGCCACCAAACTTTCTATACAGCTTGATGAATCAACTTTACCAGGTAACGAAGCCTTATTATTAGCTTACGTACGATTCGTAAAAGAAGAAAAGATTTGccaagaattattatttgctaAAAACTTGATGACTGACACAAAAGGAGaatcaatatattacacattggaagagttttttaaagaaaaagaaattccTATGTGTAATATCTTATCAGTTGCGACCGATGGTGCTCCAGCCATGGTAGGGTGCCATCGAggttttattgcatatttgaaaaaaactgtACCAAATGTACTCGCTGTACATTGTGTCATTCATCGACAAAATTTAGTTGCCAAAAATTTGAATGAACGCTTACATAAGTCATTACATTATGTAATTTCAGCtatcaataaaatcaaaaataattcattgaatGATAGATTGTTTGGACAACTTTGTACTGAAAATGATGAAGAAttcaatcaattattatttcacacaGAAGTTCGTTGGTTGTCGAAAGGTGCCTGTTTAGACAGATTCTATAAGTTGTTTGACTCGgtacttgaatttttaaaaactaaagatGATATTTTACGAGgcaacttaattaattatagaagtGACATTGCTTATTTGACTGacctgtttaaaaatttaatgaaacaaatttgcAGTTGCAAGGTGatgatttga